Proteins from a genomic interval of Rhodothermales bacterium:
- a CDS encoding MBL fold metallo-hydrolase, producing MLSRRAFLGGFSALSVGAALRPTSLFAVPQRGKFTPIRRGVGTFEARGGTTGYLISPDALVVIDSQYPETAEECWQGLQERAGDRRIDVLANTHHHGDHTAGNIVLSQHADRHIAHAEAARLHQASAEARGNVDQQRVAGETYQESLTMDVGDEVITLTHHGAAHTGGDSVIHLEKADVVHMGDLVFNRMPPFIDKPGGASIAGWMDLLEATYARFSDDTIFIHGHAGPNYTVTGTREDLLVMRDFLSGLLDYVQAGIRNETPLDELAVDRLPDFPEYYLDSWATAIPNAIRAAHQELTEGD from the coding sequence ATGCTTTCCCGCCGCGCCTTTCTGGGCGGATTCTCGGCCCTTTCCGTGGGGGCCGCCCTCCGTCCCACTTCGCTGTTTGCCGTCCCGCAGCGGGGCAAATTCACGCCCATCCGAAGAGGAGTCGGAACGTTTGAAGCGCGAGGTGGCACAACGGGTTACCTGATTTCCCCGGATGCTCTCGTGGTGATTGATTCCCAATACCCTGAGACTGCGGAGGAGTGCTGGCAGGGCCTTCAGGAGCGTGCCGGGGACCGGCGGATCGACGTGCTTGCCAATACGCACCACCACGGCGATCACACTGCCGGCAACATCGTGCTGTCACAGCATGCGGATCGCCACATCGCGCACGCCGAGGCGGCCAGGCTGCATCAGGCCTCGGCCGAGGCACGGGGTAACGTGGATCAACAACGCGTAGCGGGGGAAACCTATCAGGAATCCCTGACCATGGATGTGGGCGATGAGGTCATCACCCTCACACACCACGGCGCCGCACATACCGGCGGTGACTCGGTGATCCATCTCGAGAAGGCCGACGTCGTGCATATGGGGGACCTGGTGTTCAACCGCATGCCGCCCTTCATCGACAAACCGGGTGGCGCATCCATCGCCGGGTGGATGGACCTGCTGGAGGCCACCTACGCCCGATTCTCGGACGACACCATCTTCATTCACGGGCATGCGGGCCCGAACTACACCGTCACAGGAACGCGTGAAGACCTGCTGGTCATGCGCGACTTCCTCTCAGGGCTGCTGGACTACGTACAAGCCGGCATCCGCAACGAGACCCCCCTGGACGAACTGGCAGTCGACCGCCTGCCGGACTTTCCGGAATACTACCTGGACTCGTGGGCCACGGCGATACCGAACGCCATCCGGGCCGCGCACCAGGAACTGACCGAAGGAGACTGA
- a CDS encoding M24 family metallopeptidase, translated as MKLLRLLPLLLFISMPARGQSPDVQAQPGMLSDDGGLTMPAILSMRERAAVIDRMLEDRLRTVVPALMDREQVDLWIIAAREYNEDPVVRTMLPATWLAARRRTVLVLHRTDSGVEGLAVARYAVGPLFEAAWDPEEQPDQWQRLADLVADRDPERIAINVSETFALGDGLTHSEYQGLTAALAPRFRDRLVSGDRLSVGWLETRTALEMEMYPHIVRIARTIIREGFSDQAISPGVTTTDDVVWWYRDRIRDLGLITWFHPSVSVQRAETGGRDDDFSSRPDAAVIRRGDLLHVDFGITYLRLNTDTQQHAYVLRHGETDAPQGLRHALAVGNRLQDVLTDEFEEGRSGNQILAAALAQAAAEGIRATIYTHPIGFHGHGAGPTIGLWDQQGGVPGRGDYPLFANTAHSIELNAVVAVPEWGKDVRIMLEEDAIFDGRTTTYIDPRQERMYLIR; from the coding sequence ATGAAACTGCTGAGACTGCTACCCCTGCTCCTGTTCATTTCCATGCCGGCGCGGGGCCAGTCTCCGGACGTGCAGGCGCAGCCCGGGATGCTTTCGGACGATGGCGGGCTCACGATGCCGGCCATTCTCTCCATGCGGGAGCGCGCTGCCGTGATTGACCGCATGCTGGAGGACCGCCTGAGAACCGTGGTTCCGGCGCTCATGGACCGGGAGCAGGTCGACCTCTGGATCATTGCCGCCCGCGAGTACAACGAGGACCCGGTTGTCCGCACCATGCTGCCCGCCACGTGGCTGGCTGCCCGTAGGCGCACGGTGCTGGTGCTGCATCGCACGGACAGCGGCGTGGAGGGTCTGGCCGTTGCGCGCTACGCGGTCGGTCCCCTGTTCGAGGCGGCCTGGGATCCGGAGGAGCAGCCCGATCAGTGGCAACGCCTCGCAGACCTCGTGGCCGACAGAGATCCCGAGCGCATCGCCATCAACGTGTCCGAGACGTTTGCCCTGGGCGATGGGCTCACGCATTCTGAGTATCAGGGTCTGACTGCGGCCCTTGCGCCACGATTCCGCGACCGGCTGGTCTCCGGGGATCGTCTCTCGGTCGGCTGGCTCGAAACGCGCACCGCCCTGGAGATGGAGATGTACCCGCATATCGTGCGCATTGCCCGCACCATCATCCGCGAGGGCTTCTCAGACCAGGCTATATCCCCGGGAGTCACGACCACGGACGATGTGGTCTGGTGGTATCGGGACCGCATCCGTGATCTTGGCCTGATTACCTGGTTCCACCCCAGCGTTTCGGTGCAGCGAGCAGAAACCGGTGGTAGGGACGATGACTTCTCCAGCCGACCCGACGCGGCCGTCATCCGTCGGGGAGATCTGCTGCACGTGGACTTCGGCATCACGTATCTGCGCCTGAATACGGACACCCAGCAACACGCGTATGTGCTCCGCCACGGGGAGACAGACGCGCCACAGGGCCTCAGGCATGCGCTGGCTGTCGGGAATCGCCTTCAGGATGTGCTCACGGACGAGTTCGAGGAGGGGCGCTCAGGCAATCAAATCCTCGCGGCCGCGCTGGCGCAGGCCGCCGCAGAGGGCATTCGAGCCACCATCTACACGCACCCCATCGGCTTCCACGGCCACGGCGCAGGGCCGACAATCGGACTCTGGGATCAGCAGGGCGGCGTGCCCGGTCGAGGCGACTATCCGCTGTTCGCCAACACGGCGCACTCGATTGAGCTGAACGCAGTGGTTGCCGTGCCCGAGTGGGGCAAGGACGTGCGCATCATGCTCGAGGAGGACGCCATTTTCGACGGCCGCACGACCACCTACATCGATCCCCGACAGGAACGCATGTACCTGATCCGCTAG
- a CDS encoding DNA-directed RNA polymerase subunit omega, whose product MSIKTVDIDQLAATTGNMYETVAILAKRARQVAMHTKAELDEKLAYFEGFDQELEDPRFQEEQARISLEYEVRTEPTNQAIDQFLNNELYYREATSIEDEF is encoded by the coding sequence ATGTCGATCAAGACCGTAGATATTGACCAGCTTGCCGCGACCACCGGCAACATGTACGAGACCGTGGCCATCCTGGCCAAGCGTGCACGTCAGGTGGCCATGCACACCAAGGCCGAGCTGGATGAGAAACTGGCCTACTTCGAAGGCTTCGACCAGGAGCTTGAAGACCCGCGCTTCCAGGAAGAGCAGGCCCGCATTTCTCTGGAGTACGAGGTTCGCACCGAGCCCACCAACCAGGCCATCGACCAGTTCCTGAACAACGAGCTGTACTATCGCGAGGCCACCTCGATCGAAGACGAGTTTTAG
- a CDS encoding divalent metal cation transporter, which translates to MKTRLGTSSLVVAAFVGPGTVLTCASAGVRFDYALGWVLVFASLAVFVLQSFTAASGILAGKGLGDALRDLATRPIARGAVNVLVVLGLWVGCAAFETGNLLGAAAGFEAALGLPSSVAVVLCAVAALVLLLFNLKAVTTILAGLVAVMSVVFLTSAMLADIDWGAFVRGLAVPTVPDGSIVTVIALMGTTVVTYNLFLHASASRRYWAADETERAWRGELRGMALFIPLGGLVSLCILATGAAVSEGGMPASIGEFAVLLEPAAGAASRYLFAAGLLAAGLTSAVTAPLAAAAGISELFAWDADGPRFRIIWASVLATGVFFALTGVSPLQLIIAAQAANGVLLPLIAGLVVFVAVRQRATRLPGWYLGLGGVIVLVCAGLGVRTLMWVWGQLA; encoded by the coding sequence ATGAAGACCCGTCTTGGCACCTCCTCGCTCGTCGTAGCCGCATTTGTAGGCCCCGGCACCGTGCTCACCTGCGCCTCGGCCGGGGTGCGCTTTGACTATGCGCTCGGCTGGGTACTCGTGTTTGCTTCGCTGGCTGTGTTTGTGCTGCAGTCCTTTACAGCCGCTTCCGGCATTCTGGCCGGCAAGGGCCTGGGCGATGCGCTACGCGACCTGGCCACCCGACCGATCGCCCGGGGCGCCGTCAATGTGCTGGTGGTTCTGGGACTCTGGGTGGGCTGCGCTGCATTCGAAACCGGAAATCTGCTGGGTGCGGCCGCCGGATTCGAAGCGGCGCTCGGACTGCCGTCGTCCGTAGCGGTCGTGCTCTGCGCGGTCGCAGCGCTGGTGTTGCTGCTCTTCAACCTCAAGGCCGTAACGACCATACTTGCGGGTCTGGTTGCCGTGATGAGCGTTGTCTTTCTGACGTCTGCTATGCTGGCGGACATAGACTGGGGTGCCTTTGTGCGAGGGCTGGCGGTGCCCACCGTGCCTGACGGCTCCATTGTGACGGTGATCGCGCTCATGGGCACCACCGTGGTCACCTACAACCTGTTTCTCCACGCATCGGCGTCGCGACGCTACTGGGCAGCCGACGAAACAGAGCGGGCGTGGAGGGGCGAACTGCGCGGCATGGCGCTGTTCATTCCGCTGGGGGGACTCGTATCGCTGTGCATTCTGGCCACGGGCGCTGCGGTCTCCGAAGGCGGGATGCCGGCCAGCATCGGTGAGTTTGCCGTGCTGCTTGAGCCTGCCGCCGGCGCGGCCTCGCGCTACCTGTTTGCGGCGGGTCTGCTGGCCGCCGGACTCACCTCCGCGGTTACCGCTCCCCTTGCGGCCGCAGCTGGCATCTCCGAGTTGTTCGCCTGGGACGCGGACGGCCCGCGGTTCCGAATCATCTGGGCGTCCGTTCTTGCCACGGGCGTGTTCTTCGCTCTGACGGGCGTGAGCCCGTTGCAGCTGATCATCGCGGCACAGGCGGCCAATGGGGTGCTGCTACCCCTGATCGCGGGCCTGGTGGTGTTTGTTGCGGTGCGTCAGCGGGCCACCAGGCTTCCGGGCTGGTACCTCGGCCTGGGCGGGGTGATTGTGCTGGTCTGTGCCGGGCTCGGTGTGCGCACACTGATGTGGGTCTGGGGACAGCTGGCCTGA
- a CDS encoding serine hydrolase — MRVAFLFAVIVCVSAVQAQDRSEAVREVLEEAEITGLGAAIVEDGRISWAGAFGVRSAATNPAVDTSTVFEAASLTKPVVALVALQLVEEGLLDLDRPLAEYVEYPDLAHTGRGGEITARMVLSHTSGLPNWRPQGGQLDLRNAPGSTFGYSGEGFVYLQRAMEAVARRPLHTMVEDRVFVPLGMPSSSLVWREAFGPFVAVGHADDGTPLDKFTPGEANAAYSLHTTAADYARFLAAFLRGWSLSDAIWQDAVSRQADAGDGLAWGLGWGLQRTAQGESVWHWGDNRGYKAFVAGYPGQGRGFVFFSNSDNGMLALHRLVEVLDGTTHPSVPWLNYERFDNPSFQVGRTLRAAMADSTGPSLREAYRGAQDRFPRSAFTEDTLNDLGYRLLRAGRYEDAIEVFELNVQEYPDASNPYDSLGEAFMVSGQLEKALLNYRVSVDLDPGNTNGRAMIARLEAELARQR, encoded by the coding sequence ATGCGCGTCGCCTTCCTGTTTGCTGTGATTGTGTGCGTTTCTGCCGTCCAAGCGCAGGACCGGTCCGAGGCCGTGCGGGAAGTGCTCGAGGAGGCGGAGATCACAGGCCTGGGCGCGGCCATAGTCGAAGACGGCCGCATTTCCTGGGCCGGAGCGTTTGGGGTTCGCTCGGCGGCCACGAACCCTGCGGTGGACACCTCCACCGTGTTTGAGGCGGCTTCCCTGACCAAACCGGTAGTGGCCCTGGTGGCGCTTCAGCTGGTCGAGGAGGGGCTCCTGGACCTGGACAGGCCGCTTGCAGAGTATGTCGAGTACCCCGACCTGGCGCATACCGGTCGTGGCGGCGAGATCACGGCGCGCATGGTGCTGTCCCATACCTCGGGGCTGCCGAACTGGCGCCCGCAGGGTGGGCAACTGGACTTGAGGAATGCGCCGGGCTCCACGTTCGGGTATTCGGGCGAGGGCTTCGTGTACCTCCAGCGCGCCATGGAAGCGGTGGCCCGCAGGCCGCTCCACACGATGGTGGAAGATCGGGTGTTTGTACCGCTGGGCATGCCTTCCTCCTCGCTGGTCTGGCGGGAGGCATTCGGCCCGTTCGTTGCCGTCGGACACGCCGACGACGGCACGCCCCTGGACAAGTTCACTCCCGGCGAGGCCAATGCCGCGTACTCACTACATACCACCGCGGCCGACTATGCCCGCTTCCTGGCGGCATTTCTGCGTGGCTGGAGCCTTTCGGACGCAATCTGGCAGGACGCGGTATCCCGACAGGCGGATGCGGGCGATGGCCTCGCGTGGGGACTTGGCTGGGGATTGCAGCGGACCGCGCAGGGCGAGTCTGTCTGGCATTGGGGCGACAACCGCGGCTACAAAGCCTTTGTAGCCGGCTACCCGGGTCAGGGAAGGGGGTTTGTCTTCTTCAGCAACTCGGACAACGGCATGCTCGCTCTGCACAGACTGGTGGAGGTGCTGGATGGCACGACGCATCCTTCGGTGCCGTGGCTGAACTACGAGCGGTTTGACAATCCTTCGTTCCAGGTTGGTCGCACGCTGCGGGCGGCGATGGCAGACTCCACCGGACCTTCCCTGCGGGAAGCCTACCGGGGTGCTCAGGATCGCTTCCCCCGGTCCGCCTTCACCGAAGACACCCTTAATGACCTGGGCTACCGTTTGCTGCGCGCCGGGCGCTACGAGGATGCGATAGAGGTATTCGAGCTGAACGTGCAGGAATACCCAGATGCCAGCAATCCGTACGACAGCTTGGGGGAGGCGTTCATGGTCTCCGGCCAGCTGGAGAAGGCCCTGCTCAACTATCGGGTATCCGTGGATCTGGATCCCGGCAATACCAACGGCCGCGCCATGATTGCGCGCCTGGAAGCGGAACTCGCACGCCAGCGGTAG
- a CDS encoding beta-lactamase family protein produces the protein MRLRYCLPLLAATMLAAPSTAQQGPSPEIRALIDALVETLNSSHDEAIPLFVVQHVHPDYVAERGNEGIEAELREMRSAVSGANDLGVDRTESGLRLMFRGAGRTARVMVAIPFESPNLITGLGLDVSGGGRADVAQEPTSASEAIGVRLRGLEGVWETGSADGFISEHVDPNAVDADMLEALEHARIIGSRAGGIMVGQEGGVGLLKLRGPGVGGDFRLWVQEGAPYKVTRLEFDAVSETEGEEPAAPSFDWETVEQALEERAREGFNGSVLIARDGEVVLQRGFGRASSDPPSSLTPEHQFDIGSMPIDFTRGALLLLAQQNRIDPDHAITEYLDDVPQDKESMTLRHLMTGASGLPNYHHLPEDDDADLTYIDREEAVRRILARPLLFAPGAGEAHSHSAWTLLAAIVEVASGESFEEFLMAHFFGPAGMTRTTWYGPDSRFSVSDQAVGYGQPASDPNIPLEWGRASWLVMGGGGMVSTPGDLYRWHRFVRSDALLTARSRDMLPQQGVFMGDSDRGFLTVVSFTPQDVVIASTNSFRRDGDMAHQTLRGLARLTMR, from the coding sequence ATGCGATTGCGTTACTGTCTGCCGCTACTGGCAGCCACGATGCTGGCCGCGCCGAGCACCGCCCAGCAAGGCCCCTCACCCGAGATCCGCGCTCTGATCGACGCGCTGGTAGAGACCCTCAACAGCTCGCACGATGAGGCCATCCCCCTCTTCGTCGTCCAGCATGTGCACCCCGACTACGTGGCCGAACGCGGCAATGAGGGCATCGAGGCCGAGTTGCGAGAGATGCGCAGTGCTGTTTCCGGTGCCAACGACCTGGGCGTGGACCGCACCGAGAGCGGCCTGCGACTGATGTTTCGGGGGGCCGGGCGTACGGCCCGGGTCATGGTGGCCATCCCGTTTGAGAGCCCGAATCTGATTACCGGTCTCGGGCTCGACGTCTCGGGGGGAGGACGCGCGGATGTGGCGCAGGAGCCCACATCAGCCTCAGAGGCCATCGGTGTCCGTCTGCGTGGCCTGGAAGGGGTGTGGGAGACTGGAAGCGCCGACGGTTTCATCAGCGAGCACGTTGACCCGAATGCGGTGGACGCGGACATGCTGGAGGCGCTCGAGCATGCTCGCATCATCGGCTCACGCGCCGGCGGCATCATGGTAGGACAGGAAGGGGGCGTGGGCCTTCTGAAACTGCGCGGGCCAGGAGTAGGCGGCGATTTCCGGCTCTGGGTCCAGGAAGGTGCGCCGTACAAGGTGACACGACTGGAATTCGACGCGGTCAGTGAGACCGAAGGCGAGGAGCCCGCGGCTCCGTCCTTCGACTGGGAGACGGTGGAGCAGGCGCTGGAAGAGCGGGCTCGCGAAGGTTTCAACGGTTCCGTCCTGATCGCAAGGGACGGCGAGGTCGTATTGCAGCGAGGCTTTGGCCGCGCCAGCAGTGACCCGCCGAGCAGCCTGACGCCGGAGCACCAGTTTGATATCGGGTCGATGCCCATCGACTTCACACGTGGCGCGCTGCTGCTCCTGGCCCAGCAGAATCGCATCGATCCGGATCATGCGATCACCGAGTATCTGGATGACGTGCCCCAGGACAAGGAGAGCATGACCCTGCGACATCTCATGACCGGCGCGTCAGGTCTGCCGAATTATCATCATCTCCCGGAGGACGACGACGCCGACCTGACCTATATCGACAGGGAGGAGGCCGTACGGCGCATTCTGGCTCGCCCGCTGCTCTTTGCGCCGGGTGCAGGTGAGGCTCATAGCCATTCCGCCTGGACCCTGCTGGCAGCGATCGTTGAAGTCGCCTCCGGCGAGTCCTTCGAGGAGTTTCTGATGGCACACTTCTTCGGGCCCGCCGGGATGACGCGGACCACGTGGTATGGCCCGGACAGCAGATTCTCGGTGTCCGACCAGGCGGTGGGCTATGGTCAGCCTGCGTCTGACCCGAACATCCCCCTTGAATGGGGCAGGGCCTCGTGGCTCGTCATGGGCGGAGGTGGCATGGTGTCTACCCCGGGCGACCTGTACCGGTGGCACCGTTTTGTGCGGTCAGACGCGCTCCTGACCGCCCGGTCTCGAGACATGCTTCCGCAACAAGGCGTTTTCATGGGCGATTCGGACCGCGGCTTCCTCACCGTGGTATCGTTCACGCCGCAGGATGTGGTCATCGCCAGCACCAACTCATTCCGTCGCGACGGCGACATGGCCCACCAGACCCTGCGTGGCCTGGCACGCCTCACCATGCGCTAG
- the uvrA gene encoding excinuclease ABC subunit UvrA, which yields MEDRIVIQGAREHNLQNISLEIPRNELVVITGLSGSGKSSLAFDTIYAEGQRRYMESLSAYARQFLGMMERPDVDHIDGLSPVIAIEQKTVSRNPRSTVGTVTEIYDFLRLLFARASDAYSWKSGAAMRKQSDDEIVDGVMGLPEGTKVILLAPVVKGRKGHYRELFQQVGRQGFERVRIDGELTEITAGMKVDRYKTHDIEVVVDRLVVKEGIRSRVSASVDTALGMGGGTLIASIVSADGHEDRLFSRHLFSPDDGLSYDDPSPNTFSFNSPYGACPDCNGLGMRRELDPDLIVPNPDKTIAEGGIAPLGKPRDVWIFSQLRAVAEAYDFDFDTPFEKLSEEQQRVILEGAGEEQFDIVYKYKDREVRYKHRFTGVHGHIWHTYEQTSSNTSRKWAEGFMRRQDCSSCGGGRLKPESLSFRIGDKNIAQLARMDLASLRAWFDDVEWRERQWAIARQIVKEICERLDFLLDVGVGYLSLDRTARTLSGGESQRIRLATQIGTQLTGVLYVLDEPSIGLHARDNARLIASLKRLRDLENSVLVVEHDREMIEEADFVVDLGPGAGEHGGRVLGAAPPAKLPSGQNGESSLTTAYLRGEKRIALPAARRTGNGAWLELEGARGHNLQEDLLRLPLGTLTCVTGVSGSGKSSLINQTLYPILANHFFQAKRVPLPYREIRGLEHIDKVIDIDQSPIGRTPRSNPATYSGLFSHIRDLFAQLPEAQIRGYKPGRFSFNVKGGRCETCKGAGIVKLEMNFLPDVYVECETCKGRRYNLDTLDVRFKGKSIADVLEMTVSEALVFFENVPRIERKLRTLHSVGLGYIRLGQQATTLSGGEAQRVKLAKELSRPGTGQTLYILDEPTTGLHFEDIRHLLTVLQALVRKGNTVLVIEHNMDVVKVADYVIDLGPDGGSGGGRIQAAGTPEELAGTDTHTGRYLKVELDRELSAGLSGDGADADLDLDALASDDEDEPEAFDDEDEAPELEDAEAS from the coding sequence ATGGAAGATCGCATCGTCATACAGGGAGCCCGGGAGCACAACCTCCAGAACATCAGTCTGGAGATCCCGCGCAACGAACTGGTGGTGATCACGGGATTGTCCGGCTCTGGCAAGTCCTCGCTGGCGTTCGACACCATCTATGCCGAAGGCCAGCGGCGCTACATGGAGAGCCTGTCGGCCTATGCCCGGCAGTTCCTGGGTATGATGGAGCGACCGGACGTGGACCACATCGACGGTCTGAGTCCGGTGATCGCCATCGAGCAGAAGACCGTCAGCCGAAACCCCCGGTCCACAGTCGGCACAGTCACCGAGATCTACGACTTCCTGCGGCTGCTCTTTGCGCGCGCTTCGGACGCGTACTCCTGGAAGTCCGGCGCGGCCATGCGTAAGCAGTCGGACGATGAGATCGTCGACGGCGTGATGGGCCTGCCCGAGGGCACGAAGGTTATCCTGCTGGCACCGGTGGTGAAGGGCCGCAAGGGCCACTACCGCGAGCTCTTCCAGCAGGTCGGCCGCCAGGGGTTCGAGCGTGTGCGCATTGACGGCGAGCTGACGGAGATCACCGCGGGCATGAAGGTGGACCGGTACAAGACGCACGACATCGAAGTCGTTGTCGACCGTCTCGTGGTCAAGGAAGGTATCCGCTCCCGCGTGTCGGCATCCGTGGACACCGCACTGGGAATGGGAGGCGGCACGCTGATCGCCTCCATTGTATCGGCCGATGGGCATGAAGACCGGCTCTTCAGTCGCCACCTCTTCAGCCCGGATGACGGACTGTCCTACGATGATCCAAGTCCCAACACGTTCAGCTTCAACTCACCGTACGGCGCCTGCCCCGACTGCAACGGTCTCGGCATGCGCCGCGAGCTGGACCCGGACCTCATCGTTCCCAACCCGGACAAGACCATTGCCGAGGGCGGTATCGCGCCACTGGGAAAGCCGAGGGACGTCTGGATTTTCAGCCAGCTGCGAGCGGTAGCGGAGGCCTACGACTTCGATTTCGACACCCCCTTCGAGAAGCTCAGCGAGGAGCAGCAGCGGGTAATCCTGGAAGGTGCCGGAGAGGAGCAGTTCGACATCGTCTACAAGTACAAGGACCGGGAAGTGCGGTACAAGCACCGCTTCACGGGGGTGCACGGCCATATCTGGCACACGTACGAGCAGACTTCGTCCAACACCTCGCGCAAATGGGCGGAGGGCTTCATGCGTCGGCAGGACTGTTCGTCCTGCGGCGGCGGCCGACTGAAGCCGGAGAGTCTCTCTTTCCGCATCGGCGACAAAAACATCGCGCAGTTGGCTCGCATGGACCTGGCGTCACTGCGGGCCTGGTTTGACGACGTCGAATGGAGGGAGCGGCAGTGGGCCATCGCCCGCCAGATCGTCAAGGAGATCTGTGAGCGCCTGGACTTCCTGTTGGACGTGGGTGTCGGTTACCTGAGCCTGGACCGCACCGCGCGCACGCTGTCCGGCGGGGAAAGTCAGCGCATCCGGCTCGCCACCCAGATCGGCACGCAGCTGACGGGCGTGCTCTACGTGCTGGATGAGCCCTCCATCGGCCTGCATGCGCGAGACAACGCCCGGCTGATAGCATCCCTGAAACGACTTCGGGACCTCGAGAACTCGGTGCTCGTGGTGGAGCACGACCGGGAAATGATCGAAGAGGCCGACTTTGTCGTGGATCTGGGGCCGGGCGCCGGAGAGCACGGGGGCCGCGTGCTGGGCGCCGCGCCTCCAGCCAAATTGCCTTCGGGACAGAATGGCGAGTCCAGTCTGACGACGGCCTATCTGCGCGGCGAGAAGCGCATCGCCCTTCCGGCCGCACGCAGAACCGGCAATGGCGCCTGGCTGGAGCTCGAGGGCGCACGTGGGCACAACCTGCAGGAGGATCTGCTCCGCCTGCCGCTGGGCACGCTGACCTGTGTGACCGGCGTGTCGGGATCGGGCAAATCCAGCCTGATCAACCAGACGCTCTACCCCATTCTGGCCAATCACTTCTTCCAGGCGAAGCGGGTCCCGCTGCCGTACCGGGAGATTCGGGGGCTCGAGCACATCGACAAGGTCATCGACATCGACCAGAGTCCGATCGGGCGCACGCCGCGCTCGAACCCAGCCACCTACAGCGGGCTCTTCTCGCACATTCGGGACCTGTTCGCGCAACTGCCGGAGGCCCAGATTCGCGGGTACAAGCCGGGCAGGTTCTCATTCAACGTGAAGGGCGGCCGCTGCGAGACCTGCAAGGGCGCAGGCATCGTGAAGCTGGAGATGAACTTCCTGCCGGATGTCTATGTGGAGTGCGAGACCTGCAAGGGACGTCGCTACAACCTGGACACGCTGGACGTGCGCTTCAAAGGCAAGTCCATCGCGGACGTGCTGGAAATGACGGTTTCGGAGGCGCTGGTCTTCTTCGAGAACGTGCCCCGTATCGAGCGCAAACTGCGCACCCTGCATTCGGTCGGGCTGGGGTACATCCGACTCGGTCAGCAGGCCACCACCCTCTCCGGCGGAGAGGCGCAGCGCGTCAAGCTGGCCAAGGAACTGTCGCGGCCGGGGACCGGACAGACGCTGTACATCCTGGACGAGCCGACGACCGGCCTGCACTTCGAAGACATTCGTCACCTGCTGACTGTGCTGCAGGCGCTGGTGCGCAAAGGCAATACGGTGCTCGTGATCGAACACAACATGGATGTCGTCAAGGTCGCGGACTACGTCATTGACCTGGGCCCGGACGGCGGAAGCGGTGGCGGTCGCATTCAGGCTGCCGGCACGCCTGAGGAACTCGCCGGCACCGACACTCACACGGGCCGGTACCTGAAGGTGGAGCTCGATCGGGAACTGTCCGCAGGCCTCTCGGGCGATGGGGCCGACGCGGATCTGGACCTCGACGCACTTGCGAGCGACGACGAGGACGAGCCGGAGGCCTTCGACGACGAGGACGAGGCACCCGAACTGGAAGACGCAGAAGCGAGCTGA
- a CDS encoding DUF1572 family protein: protein MSVFPEVSAHPAAAFLQQSRAQLRDEYVPKILACLDRLQDKDVWWRPNPASNSIGNLVLHLCGNARQWIIASIAGEHDIRVRSAEFSADGEFDAATLARLLETTMKDIDAALANLEESRLSETRTVQGFSMTVLQAVYHVVEHFSGHTGQITYITKLRIEEDLGFYEAAADGSVTTRW, encoded by the coding sequence ATGTCCGTCTTTCCAGAGGTTTCCGCCCATCCGGCCGCTGCCTTTCTTCAGCAGAGTCGTGCGCAACTGCGGGACGAGTACGTGCCGAAGATCCTTGCCTGCCTTGATCGCCTGCAGGACAAGGATGTCTGGTGGCGACCCAACCCGGCCTCGAACAGCATCGGCAACCTGGTGCTGCACCTCTGCGGAAATGCTCGCCAGTGGATCATCGCCTCCATCGCGGGCGAGCATGACATCCGGGTACGCAGCGCAGAATTCTCCGCTGATGGAGAGTTCGATGCGGCAACGCTGGCAAGACTTCTGGAGACCACCATGAAGGACATCGACGCTGCGCTCGCCAACCTGGAGGAATCGCGGCTCTCCGAAACGCGCACGGTGCAGGGGTTCTCCATGACCGTGCTGCAGGCGGTGTACCACGTGGTCGAGCACTTCTCCGGCCACACGGGGCAGATCACCTACATCACCAAGCTCCGAATCGAAGAAGACCTCGGTTTCTACGAGGCTGCCGCCGACGGCTCGGTGACCACGCGCTGGTAG